In the genome of Bacteroidota bacterium, the window CGCGGAGCAGGAACCGGATTAAGCGGAGGTGCGTTGCCTGTGTTTGGTGGTGTGATTCTTTCCACTGAAAGATTAAATAAGATTCTTGAAATTGATGAGCGTAATTTGCAGGCGACTGCTGAGCCGGGTGTCATTACTCAGGTGTTTCAGGAAGCGGTGATTGAAAAAGGGTTGTTCTATCCGCCCGATCCATCGAGTAGGGGAAGTTGTTTTCTCGGAGGCAATCTGGCAGAAAGTGCCGGAGGACCAAGAGCAGTAAAATATGGCGTAACAAAAGAATATGTGCTGAATCTTGAAATGGTTCTGCCTACAGGAGAAATCATCTGGACAGGAGCAAATGTTCTGAAAAATTCTACCGGATATAATTTAACTCAACTTATTGTCGGCAGTGAAGGAACTCTTGGAGTTATTACAAAAATTGTTTTCAAACTTCTGCCCCATCCGAAAAAAAACGTAGTGATGTTGGTTCCTTTCTTCTCTGCGGAGAAAGCAAGCGAAGCGGTGTCAGCAGTTTTCCGCGCGGGAGTAATCCCTTCTGCTTTGGAATTTATGGAGCGTGATGCCATTGATTTTGCCCACCTCCATCTCCTCCCGAAGGGAGGAGTGCACTGGCAAAAAGTCCTTCCCTTTGGGAAGGATTTAGGATGGGCTGCATTTCTTCTTATTGAAGTGGACGGAAACGATTTAGAAGTGATGATGAAAGAGGTGGAGCGAATCACAGAAGTAATGGAAAAGTATGAATGCGGTGAAATTCTTTTTGCAGATACCGAAGAGCAGAAAGAAAATCTTTGGCGCATGCGAAGGTGTCTTGGCGAAGCGGTAAAATCACATTCCGTTTACAAGGAAGAAGATACGGTTGTTCCCCGCGCTGAACTGCCAAAACTTCTGGCTGGCGTGAAAGCAATAGGGAAGAAGTACGGTTTCAAATCCGTTTGCTATGGACATGCGGGAGATGGAAACTTACACGTGAATATTATCAAAGCAGAAATGTCTGACAACAATTGGAACAATGAAATTCCCAAAGCTATTCGCGAAATATTTACTGTCTGCAAGGAACT includes:
- a CDS encoding FAD-binding protein — its product is MFTKISPKHIEQFQNIVGKENVLFDTDSLSNYSHDETEDLKFLPEVVLKPNSAEQISEILKLCNKELIPLTPRGAGTGLSGGALPVFGGVILSTERLNKILEIDERNLQATAEPGVITQVFQEAVIEKGLFYPPDPSSRGSCFLGGNLAESAGGPRAVKYGVTKEYVLNLEMVLPTGEIIWTGANVLKNSTGYNLTQLIVGSEGTLGVITKIVFKLLPHPKKNVVMLVPFFSAEKASEAVSAVFRAGVIPSALEFMERDAIDFAHLHLLPKGGVHWQKVLPFGKDLGWAAFLLIEVDGNDLEVMMKEVERITEVMEKYECGEILFADTEEQKENLWRMRRCLGEAVKSHSVYKEEDTVVPRAELPKLLAGVKAIGKKYGFKSVCYGHAGDGNLHVNIIKAEMSDNNWNNEIPKAIREIFTVCKELKGTISGEHGIGWVQKNYMDIAFHPKAILLQKEIKKLFDPNGIMNPGKMFV